A region from the Pithys albifrons albifrons isolate INPA30051 chromosome Z, PitAlb_v1, whole genome shotgun sequence genome encodes:
- the ZFAND5 gene encoding AN1-type zinc finger protein 5 isoform X2 produces MTQETNQTPGPMLCSTGCGFYGNPRTNGMCSVCYKEHLQRQQNSGRISPMGTSSGSSSPTSDSASVQRADASLNNCEGAAGSTSEKASRNVPVAGLPVTQQMTEMSISREEELTPKTETEPVVTQPSPSVSQPSTAENEERAAELPKPKKNRCFMCRKKVGLTGFDCRCGNLFCGLHRYSDKHNCPYDYKAEAAAKIRKENPVVVAEKIQRI; encoded by the exons ATGACTCAGGAGACAAACCAGACCCCAGGGCCTATGCTATGTAGTACAGGATGTGGATTTTATGGAAATCCTAGGACAAATGGGATGTGTTCTGTGTGCTACAAAGAACATCTTCAGCGACAGCAGAATAGTGGTAGAATCAGCCCAATGG GAACAAGCAGTGGTTCAAGCAGTCCTACCTCAGACTCTGCATCTGTACAGAGAGCAGACGCTAGCTTAAACAACTGTGAaggtgctgctggcagcacatCTGAAAAAGCAAG CAGAAACGTGCCTGTTGCCGGTTTGCCTGTAACGCAGCAAATGACAGAAATGAGCATTTCAAGAGAGGAAGAATTAACACCCAAAACAGAGACTGAGCCAG TTGTTACTCAACCAAGCCCATCAGTTTCCCAGCCTAGTACTGCAGAGAATGAAGAGAGAGCTGCTGAACTGCCAAAACCAAAGAAGAACAGATGTTTCATGTGCAGGAAGAAGGTTGGCCTTACAG GATTTGACTGCCGATGTGGAAACTTATTTTGTGGACTTCACCGTTATTCTGACAAGCATAACTGCCCATATGACTacaaagcagaagctgcagctaaaatcagaaaagaaaatccagttGTGGTGGCTGAAAAAATCCAGAGAATATAA
- the ZFAND5 gene encoding AN1-type zinc finger protein 5 isoform X1, with protein MTQETNQTPGPMLCSTGCGFYGNPRTNGMCSVCYKEHLQRQQNSGRISPMGTSSGSSSPTSDSASVQRADASLNNCEGAAGSTSEKARNVPVAGLPVTQQMTEMSISREEELTPKTETEPVVTQPSPSVSQPSTAENEERAAELPKPKKNRCFMCRKKVGLTGFDCRCGNLFCGLHRYSDKHNCPYDYKAEAAAKIRKENPVVVAEKIQRI; from the exons ATGACTCAGGAGACAAACCAGACCCCAGGGCCTATGCTATGTAGTACAGGATGTGGATTTTATGGAAATCCTAGGACAAATGGGATGTGTTCTGTGTGCTACAAAGAACATCTTCAGCGACAGCAGAATAGTGGTAGAATCAGCCCAATGG GAACAAGCAGTGGTTCAAGCAGTCCTACCTCAGACTCTGCATCTGTACAGAGAGCAGACGCTAGCTTAAACAACTGTGAaggtgctgctggcagcacatCTGAAAAAGCAAG AAACGTGCCTGTTGCCGGTTTGCCTGTAACGCAGCAAATGACAGAAATGAGCATTTCAAGAGAGGAAGAATTAACACCCAAAACAGAGACTGAGCCAG TTGTTACTCAACCAAGCCCATCAGTTTCCCAGCCTAGTACTGCAGAGAATGAAGAGAGAGCTGCTGAACTGCCAAAACCAAAGAAGAACAGATGTTTCATGTGCAGGAAGAAGGTTGGCCTTACAG GATTTGACTGCCGATGTGGAAACTTATTTTGTGGACTTCACCGTTATTCTGACAAGCATAACTGCCCATATGACTacaaagcagaagctgcagctaaaatcagaaaagaaaatccagttGTGGTGGCTGAAAAAATCCAGAGAATATAA